TTGTTTTCGGTAATTGGCTGATCTACATTTTTTGTGATGTCATGGTTTGATAATTTTACACTCACATATAGTCGTAAGCTTACAAGCCGGAATAAATTGACTTTTGTTACTTATGTTTTGAGACTTGGATTTACATCCTGGTAGGTGTCCTCCCCTGTTATccttaatattttaatgtatTCAGCCCCAAGTTATTTGACCCTCAGCTTATGGGGTTTACTAGTTTTGGAAGATGGTGACATGCGATTTCTGAGGAGCAAAATAATCTGCTCATTTATTTGCTCTTGCTTGCCTAATGTTTTGTTTGCTCTACCAAACTTGAGGAAACTATACCTTTGAAAATTTTACTTGCTTCagttttattttagattatttTTGTTATATTATTGGCCTCTTTAACCCCTTTTTTTTCCGTGGTTCATTATTCTTTTCCCACTACATTTTTTACATGTTTGTTGCATTGCAGGTGTCGATGTTAAGAAGACTGTTATTGTAACTATCTCTTCAGACAAAGGTCTATGTGGTGGAATCAACTCCACATCAGTTAAGGTTAGCAAGGCCTTGCTCAAACTGAGTTCTGGTATGTTTTTGCAAACCGAAATGAAAATTTGATGTTtgcttattattttttgttgcaAGGGGGGTTGAGTGTTAATGTAATCTCTAATGCTACAGGTCCTGAAAAAGAGGTCAAATATGTTATTTTGGGAGAAAAAGCAAAGGCTCAGTTGTTACGTGACTCGAAGAAGGACATTGAGCTTTCCATAACTGAGTTGCAAAAAAATCCCTTGAACTATACCCAGGTCAGTCTAACATGTGCTCTCTCTTTACTGCTATATGCGATATGGGAATCTGTATGCATTTGTGCACATCTGCATGTGTCTCTGTTATTTTTTCACTTATCAAAGTTACTTTGAAAGTTTGAATATGGTTTGCAAGTGTTAGATTTTCATATTCAagtcttatttattttgtatcaGGAGAACTCTGTTCTCGGAGGCTTGAGGTCTTGTTGTCAGTTAATTCATTTTATTCGACAAAACAGAAAATGTTTATTTTAGAAGTTGACTCTAGACATGACAATTTCTTTCCTTTATTAAAAATCACCGATGCTTGTAGAAATGCAGCATGCCATTTTAGCAGACAAAAGAAAAGATAGTACCTCCTGAGTAAAATGGTTTCCATTTCAGGTCTCTGTTCTGGCAGATGACATCTTGAAGAATGTGGAATACGATGCATTGAAGATTATCTTCAACAAATTCCAGTCAGTTGTTTCGTTTGTTCCAACATTGGCAACTGTACTGTCACCTGAGGTGAGTAGGTGACTAATGCATCATCCTGAATGatggctttttttttaaatgtaagATTGTGCTATGTGGTTTGTTAATATCAAATGATGATATGTTCATAAGGTTGTGGAGAGAGAGGCTGAAGCTGGGGGAAAGCTTGGCGATCTGGACTCTTATGAGATTGAAGGTGGTGAAACAAAGGGTGAAATACTGCAGAATCTTTCAGAGTTTCAGTTTTCTTGTGTAAGTTTTGATGTTTGAAACTTAAATCTatcctttttattattattattgcacAACATGAGACCATGCCCATGGAAGGAAAAGAATATTATTGTAAACGTTTGCTACCTGTCATTTCACATTGGATAGGTTATGTTCAATGGCGTGCTGGAAAATGCATGTAGTGAACAAGGAGCAAGAATGTCGGCCATGGACAGCTCTAGCAGGAATGCTGGAGATATGTTGGATAGACTCACACTAACATATAACAGGTTTCTCTCTTTCTGCCTCTCTTACATCATGCaggaacacacacacacacagagtgtAAGGTAGACATGAGAATTGTCTGGTAAGCAGTTTTCCTAAACAGTGAACAGATGATAGAGTGATTTGGCTACTTGGATGGGATGGATCAAGAGCTAAGCAACTATTATTGTTTTACtccagacaaaaaaaacactattgtttcttttccttttatctATTTTATTCACCAGCGATCTCATTTACTTGAGCATTTTGTTACAGAACTCGCCAAGCATCTATCACCACTGAATTGACTGAGATCATATCTGGAGCATCGGCACTGGAGGGCTGATTGTGAGAATCTTGATGCTAAGCTATTTTGATTATTACGAAATAAAGCAATCAATATAGAGCCTTGGTTTCGACTTGCTCTCAAGTTTTTAAGACAaaatttgttttgatgattgaagTTATTTTTGGATATAGTTGTACTTTCAAGCTTTCTGTCCGAATGTTGGATCTTGAATGGCTGTGAATTGAACTTGcagcctcctcctcctcttcccaTAAGCATGAAACCCATTTTTGATTTCTTCATGCTCAGGCATTTGAAAGCACAGAAATATACTGTACGCTCTCTTCAAAGCGGGGCTAGATGGGAGGGAGTTGAGAGTAATAGAAGTGGATGAGAACCAAACATTTTTGAACTAATCAAATcgttttgatttatttattttctttcctttattttgattggttttcttaaagagagaaaaaaaacccaGTTTTATATTTCTGATATTACCTTCTAAGGTTCTAcatgtttaattttctttagaAATTTACTTGAGTTTGTTTTTTATTGGCGATAATATTCTTATAGTCACGGGCTGTTTTGGGTCAATTTATCTTTTCTTGATGTGGAAAATTTTTGTGTGCGTATTTGTCAACGTGATTTAGAGTCGTATCGGAGGTccaaaatgataaatttgtataatatctttattggttaaaaaaattatatggatAAAACTGGAAAACATTTGTATAATATCCATTATTATTGAATAGCACAAACCTACCCACTCTCATGTGATGTGCACATGTTCTTGATCGCTTTTGTAAATCTTATATGCATATACATTCAAGCCAAAAGCCTAATTCCAAAAGGGAAATTTTCTTTTAGGGTATGGCAAAGCAAATATAAACAAGAATTGTGTCTACTCATAGTCAGCTTTCAGGATTATTTTGATGTGATCCATCCCATCATTAAAACTCAACCAATCAATGTattaagcaaaaaaaatatataaatgtgtAATATACTCAATAATAATGgataagagatttttttttataactgagaataacataatataaatttattatttgaatatttgatatggGTTTATATTTGAGCCCGTtacaaaaaaattgtatttaaataaaattaaatatagttTATTTGCTcttcaaaagaataaaaattgatatttgCCGAATTGCGTGTACGGATGAGGAAACAAAATAACTTATATTTgtttgtctatttttttttcattaattaaaatttCCTTAATGATGCAGGTGCGTCTCGTTGTGATATCATAGGCAAAGCCTTGAAGTTGTGCCTCGTGTGGACTGTGGATAACGGGGCAACGGTCATCCAAGAAATCCAATCTTAACAACGACAacaacatcttcttcttctttttctgaagTTGAGTTCCTTAATTTTTAGCCTCACAGCTTCGCAGATTCTGTTTCGACTAAAGCAGTATTCGACTTGTCGCTTTCTTCTCGTCCTTTGTGTTTGGTTtcggtgaggtctttttgtagcTTTAATGGGTCATGTACATTGATGGGTTTTGCATTATGAAGGCTGCTTTGAAAGCTTTTGCTCAGAGTGGTTAATTGGGGTTGTTGCTGAAGGCTTTTGCAGAAAgggttttgttattttggtgGGTTTTGAGGTGGGCTAATTTTTAGAATTGGGTGGCCTTTTTGGGTTTATGATACATTGATACCTGTTTTTATAGGAAGAAAGaggttttttctttgtattgCTGTTGTTGCGGCTGCTGGAATTGGTGACTTGGGATTAATTTTCTCACGTTTATAAGAGTAGTATTGGTTCTCTCTCTGAATTTTTTGCGTTCCTTTTTGTTTAGCCTCACTGATCGTCTTTTTTAAAAAACGAATTGATCGAGGGTTTTTGTCTGTGCAATAGATTATTACTGGAGAAGTCTTGAGGGGTTCCTGCATTCAGTTTTGACATTCTTACTTTGTTCAGAAATGAGTGCTAGGAATTTGTGCCAATGACTAAATTTGATCTGTGTTATCAGGATGGGCTCTCAATCCGTGGAATCGATCGTTTTCTAAAATTGATTCTTGTACTGAAAACTTTTAGGTTTAAAACTTTTTTGCTTTTGTGATTTTGGATTTATGGAACTGGTTAGCCCTGCCCTTTTTGTCTTGAGAATTGAGGTAGATTGGAAAATAAGCTCTGTTGAACTTTGATAGTGTAGTAACTTTTCCCAAGGAAGTGAAGCCATAAATGGACTTATGGTTTGTGGCAACAGCTGCAGCTACTGGATATCTAGCTAAGTATTGGAAGAATCTTTCAAGGGGTGAAAATGGCTCACTAGAGTTTGCTTCTGACATTCCCAACATTGTGAAGCCTGAATCTCCAAGCTGTCCCTTCTCGACGTTCAGACAGAGAAAGAGGCTAGAAAAAGATGTGTCTATTGATATGGGAAGTGGGTTGGATCCAGGATATTCAGATAAACATCAACTAGAGTGTGCTTCGACAGCAGAAGTGGATTCTACTGATTGGGATGTCCTTCCAACATCTGTTTCAGTTCTCATGGAAAATGATAATCTAATTGAAAATTGGGAAGGAAGCAGGCCAAGTGGTGATATTGGTAGTAATTATGGTAACATTTCTATGGAAGAATTGGATTTCTTACATGGTTCATTGAGGAAAAGGGGCTATCTCAGAGCTAAATATTTTCCTCGGCATTTTGTAACTTTTGTTAAACCTTTAAATTCCATAGAAAGTTGTCATCTGGCTCAGCTACAGGTGGAAGGTGCTAATGTGGAAGAATATATTCTTAGTGCTCCTCCATCACCATGCAGACCAACTATGAGGCCTTTGCTTGTAACTAATGGAAGCAAAATTATTAGCAGAGCACGTGGTGGTTTTTCTAGTGCTCAGATCAGAATTGATGATGATAGACAGTGCAAGGAGGGAAGCATTTCTGGTGTTCCTCAATTACCCAGTGCGGGTTATTCAGATCACCCCAGGAAACTAAAGCTTAAGAGAGGACAAGGGCACAGTGGCAGATTAAGCAGTTCCAGTGAGCTGCACAGTGGGGAGCACTTTCAGTCGCAAGACGGTAATGTATCCTGTTCTCTTTTAAAGATGTGGGTAGTGTGTTCAAAATTTTCTACTTCCTAATGTTCAAATGTTATTTCTATTTGATTCTCTGAATTAATTAACTTCTTTTTCTAGGAGTCTCTAGTCAATTCAAACTTATCGGGTGTTAtacttattctttctttttcttttcttttgtgttgACTAAATACCTTATTTTGCAATAAAGGGATAAAAGAACATACAAGCGTCTAATTATATAAAGAAAGAGTGCAAATGTATTGCCATCAGATTGAGATTGTATTGTATATCTATATGCTAGACTCAGCTATCAAGCAAAAGAGACAATGCGAAAATGAGGCTCGTGTGGCAAGTACTTGAGCATTTAATGGTTGCAACGTGCTCAGAATTCTATGTTTGTTTTCTATATGATGGACAACTATAGGGAACATTAGATTTCCAATTGCCTTCTCAGGAATGGGTGGTCGCATATCCTTTTCTTATGGCTCAATGAGGAGCTTGTTGTTAATGAGCTTATACCAATGTAGTAGACATTTTGCAGTTGTAATGGCACCCCCATTGCTTGTATGTCTTGAACTTCAATTGttctttgtccttttttttgggGGTAATAAaagatatttttgtgtttggtgtaACACTTTTTGTTTGGAAACTGGATGGTTATTATTAGTATCTAACTAAATTCATGAATCACTGCTTTCACTCTCTATCCAGGGCCATGCAATGGGACATTTTTATTCTATCTAGGGATCTCCATTGGTATAATATCTTCTTTCATGAAAAATACAAGAGAAGTGaacaaattgaaagaattgTTGATGCAGACAGAAAACTTGGTTCAAGATCTACAGGACGAACTTGATATGAAAGAATCATTGACTGTGAGGGAGCTAGGTAATGAGACATCTGAATCACAAGATGCTGACCATGCCTCTCACAACATAGCGAAACCATTTTTCTCCGAACACAGTAAGAATAATTTAACAAGTAATGGTAGTAATGATTCTAACAATGAGAAGGCTGTGGAGAGCTCAGAATCTATGAGTAAAATTGAAGCCGAACTTGAAGCTGAACTGGAGAGGTTGGGTTTGAACATAAATACATCTATTTGCGAGGGAAGACTGCCTGATCTTGATGAGGTCGGCATGTTTTCTATCTTAGCATTTTCATCAGTTTTACACATCTAGTTTCTTGCTTAATGGTAATTTTGTTCACATTTTTAGTCTATAATAAGTGCATGTAATTAGTTTCCCTGAATCTCTACTCATTTTAGCACCTCTTCTGCCTGTTCAACTGTTTCTCCATGTTTTGAATTCTTCTTAGCTAATAGTGTAAGATATATGCTTTGAATCAATTCCGTAATTTTTCTTCATCGTCTGTTGAATTTGATGAAATCTTTAACAAAGGTGGTCTGGAACATTCTAGAACTTTTCAGATTAAGACTTCTGGAGACTCATTAGGTTGGAAGTGATACTAACGGAACCTACttagatttcatttttcttattcCCTTGGCATTTAGAGATGACGATTGGCCTTGACATGACGCTGGTCAAACTATTATATGGTATAAGTGTATAACCAGTTCAGGTTAGTAAAGAAGTTGTCTCTTTTCCTCAAGAACCATCATCCTGTTTTGTTCTCTGAG
This DNA window, taken from Tripterygium wilfordii isolate XIE 37 chromosome 20, ASM1340144v1, whole genome shotgun sequence, encodes the following:
- the LOC119987512 gene encoding uncharacterized protein LOC119987512, coding for MDLWFVATAAATGYLAKYWKNLSRGENGSLEFASDIPNIVKPESPSCPFSTFRQRKRLEKDVSIDMGSGLDPGYSDKHQLECASTAEVDSTDWDVLPTSVSVLMENDNLIENWEGSRPSGDIGSNYGNISMEELDFLHGSLRKRGYLRAKYFPRHFVTFVKPLNSIESCHLAQLQVEGANVEEYILSAPPSPCRPTMRPLLVTNGSKIISRARGGFSSAQIRIDDDRQCKEGSISGVPQLPSAGYSDHPRKLKLKRGQGHSGRLSSSSELHSGEHFQSQDGPCNGTFLFYLGISIGIISSFMKNTREVNKLKELLMQTENLVQDLQDELDMKESLTVRELGNETSESQDADHASHNIAKPFFSEHSKNNLTSNGSNDSNNEKAVESSESMSKIEAELEAELERLGLNINTSICEGRLPDLDELDPDFAVDFAEGELKVDMVNVQTVAHPESDQDTSGNSVHHFQNFVVSPQELSLRLHEVIQSRLEDRVKELETVIQNSQRKMQHVESEYKNSWRKLAYGELMYSSAPESPIAKEENSSMPEPLVMNLSGEALDAYNEAYEELTKTNDSEEENSPSGVYRNSHQMDMQIISWGKNSKVNGLCHTPQSTEETPKELCFSQIKTPPEYYSRVQELLDVGISADENTDSDDEMDQRLIKHIVEKTKRGSPVVLNAQKALFLVNEIEH
- the LOC119986558 gene encoding ATP synthase subunit gamma, mitochondrial-like; amino-acid sequence: MAMAALRREGRRFAPLISPRPIIAARSSLIPEEQAPLGVRSISTQVVRNRMKSVKNIQKITKAMKMVAASKLRAIQTKAENSRGLWQPFTALLGDTPSVDVKKTVIVTISSDKGLCGGINSTSVKVSKALLKLSSGPEKEVKYVILGEKAKAQLLRDSKKDIELSITELQKNPLNYTQVSVLADDILKNVEYDALKIIFNKFQSVVSFVPTLATVLSPEVVEREAEAGGKLGDLDSYEIEGGETKGEILQNLSEFQFSCVMFNGVLENACSEQGARMSAMDSSSRNAGDMLDRLTLTYNRTRQASITTELTEIISGASALEG